From Streptomyces sp. NBC_01754, a single genomic window includes:
- a CDS encoding ATP-binding protein, with protein sequence MTSPAEAPAPVLTFTQRFSATRRGARLARYLAVQRLDAWGVSYGTQASDTVALVTAELAANAVLHGRVAGRDFALGVVYERGTARVRIEVSDTHPGMPVERARGGPDGMGRGLVLVGALATRWGVTGRLGPGKTVWAEVAVPGAPDRTKGGTGQGRAGR encoded by the coding sequence ATGACATCACCGGCCGAAGCGCCCGCCCCCGTCCTCACGTTCACCCAGCGGTTCTCCGCCACCCGGCGCGGGGCGAGGCTCGCGCGGTACCTGGCCGTGCAGCGACTCGACGCGTGGGGCGTTTCCTACGGCACCCAGGCATCGGACACCGTCGCCCTGGTCACGGCGGAACTGGCGGCCAACGCCGTGCTGCACGGCCGGGTCGCCGGTCGGGACTTCGCGCTCGGGGTCGTGTACGAGCGGGGGACGGCGCGTGTACGGATCGAGGTGTCGGACACCCACCCCGGTATGCCGGTCGAAAGGGCGCGTGGGGGGCCCGACGGGATGGGGCGCGGTCTCGTCCTCGTCGGCGCGCTCGCCACACGGTGGGGTGTGACCGGCCGACTCGGCCCGGGGAAGACCGTATGGGCCGAGGTGGCCGTACCCGGCGCGCCGGACCGTACGAAGGGCGGGACCGGCCAAGGGCGGGCCGGGCGGTGA
- a CDS encoding helix-turn-helix domain-containing protein, with product MAENGGSEVSDGLKTFGVVLKVLRDEACLTQEEFAERVGYSVHYVAKIEQGKRFPPTDLVGRVGEVLGTTAARVLTEAAKSLTRRAGLASWFRHWAGIEEEAGTLYAYECRVVPGLLQPESYIRAVLERQLPPVTEDQLEQQSAARMDRQRLLSVRPTTSFGFVIEQSVLERHLGGDEVTKAVLDRLLAAALQRNVEIQIMPTLHEDHYGFDGPFYLAETSDNRWIGYVEGHNSSSLLSNPKLASAMLQRYGKLRSQALSCQASRSLLEHMRGAL from the coding sequence GTGGCGGAAAACGGCGGATCAGAGGTCTCGGACGGCCTCAAGACGTTCGGTGTCGTCCTGAAGGTCCTGAGGGACGAGGCGTGTCTGACGCAGGAGGAGTTCGCCGAGCGGGTCGGATACTCGGTGCACTACGTGGCCAAGATCGAACAGGGGAAACGGTTCCCGCCCACGGACCTGGTCGGCCGCGTCGGTGAGGTGCTGGGCACCACGGCCGCGCGCGTTCTCACGGAGGCGGCGAAGAGCCTGACCCGCCGAGCGGGCCTGGCCTCGTGGTTCCGGCACTGGGCGGGCATCGAGGAGGAGGCCGGCACGCTGTACGCGTACGAATGCCGGGTGGTACCGGGGTTGTTGCAGCCGGAGAGCTACATCCGGGCCGTCCTGGAACGCCAGTTACCACCCGTCACGGAAGACCAGCTTGAGCAGCAGTCGGCCGCACGCATGGACCGCCAACGCCTGTTGTCGGTACGTCCCACCACCTCGTTCGGCTTCGTCATCGAACAATCTGTCCTCGAACGGCATCTGGGAGGTGACGAGGTCACCAAGGCGGTTCTCGACCGGCTGCTCGCGGCGGCACTTCAGCGCAACGTCGAGATCCAGATCATGCCGACCCTGCACGAGGACCACTACGGATTCGATGGGCCTTTCTATCTGGCGGAAACCTCCGACAACCGCTGGATCGGATACGTGGAAGGGCATAACAGCAGCTCGCTGCTCTCCAACCCGAAACTCGCGAGTGCCATGCTCCAGCGCTATGGCAAACTGCGCTCACAAGCACTCAGTTGCCAGGCGAGCCGGAGCCTGCTGGAACACATGCGAGGAGCGCTATGA
- a CDS encoding DUF397 domain-containing protein, with amino-acid sequence MSTTELHWVKSSYSGGGGGNCVEVAAAPTTVRIRDSKDPAAGSLTASYEAWTAFADHLGDGSA; translated from the coding sequence ATGAGCACCACCGAACTGCACTGGGTCAAGAGCAGCTACAGCGGCGGCGGCGGCGGCAACTGCGTCGAGGTGGCGGCCGCCCCCACCACCGTCCGCATCCGCGACTCCAAGGACCCGGCCGCCGGTTCCCTCACCGCCTCGTACGAGGCCTGGACCGCCTTCGCCGACCACCTGGGCGACGGCTCCGCCTGA
- the alc gene encoding allantoicase, whose amino-acid sequence MTTDASETTFQDTDPHANDAAPYGGGDPYADYRAATGLPFTDLVDLADRRLGAGVMAANDEFFAERENLLIREPAVFDPERFGHKGKIMDGWETRRRRGADAGHPFPAPEEHDWAIVRLGAPGIIRGLIVDTAHFRGNYPQRVSVQAAAVEGAPSPEDLLADDVKWEEIVPPTPVRGHAANAFEVTGDRRYTHVRLCQHPDGGIARLRVHGEVVPDPAWLAALGTIDLISILNGGTYEDASDRFYSSPAQIILPGTSRKMDDGWENRRRRVRDTNDWVRFRLPAQGAVRAVEIDTAYLKGNAAGWIALQGRDGERGDWFEILPRTRLQPDTVHRFVLDAEAVATHVRLDTFPDGGVARMRLYGTPTEAGTAELTRRYEESVA is encoded by the coding sequence ATGACCACCGACGCGAGCGAGACGACATTCCAGGACACCGATCCCCACGCCAATGACGCGGCCCCGTACGGCGGCGGTGACCCGTACGCCGACTACCGCGCCGCCACCGGTCTCCCCTTCACCGACCTCGTCGACCTCGCGGACCGCCGCCTGGGCGCGGGCGTGATGGCCGCCAACGACGAGTTCTTCGCCGAGCGCGAGAACCTCCTGATCCGCGAACCCGCCGTCTTCGACCCGGAGCGCTTCGGCCACAAGGGCAAGATCATGGACGGCTGGGAGACCCGCCGCCGGCGCGGCGCGGACGCAGGCCACCCCTTCCCCGCCCCCGAGGAGCACGACTGGGCGATCGTCCGGCTCGGTGCCCCGGGGATCATCCGCGGCCTGATCGTCGACACGGCCCACTTCCGCGGCAACTACCCACAGCGCGTATCGGTGCAGGCGGCCGCCGTCGAGGGTGCCCCGAGCCCCGAGGACCTGCTCGCCGACGACGTGAAGTGGGAGGAGATCGTCCCGCCGACGCCCGTACGCGGCCACGCGGCCAACGCCTTCGAGGTCACCGGTGACCGCCGCTACACCCATGTCCGTCTCTGCCAGCACCCCGACGGCGGCATCGCCCGTCTCCGGGTCCACGGCGAGGTGGTCCCCGACCCGGCCTGGCTCGCGGCGCTCGGCACGATCGACCTGATCTCGATACTCAACGGCGGCACCTACGAGGACGCCTCGGACCGCTTCTACTCCTCACCGGCCCAGATCATCCTGCCCGGCACCTCCCGCAAGATGGACGACGGCTGGGAGAACCGCCGCCGCCGGGTACGCGACACCAACGACTGGGTCCGCTTCCGCCTCCCCGCCCAGGGCGCGGTCCGCGCCGTCGAGATCGACACGGCCTACCTCAAGGGCAACGCGGCCGGCTGGATCGCCCTCCAGGGCCGCGACGGCGAGCGCGGCGACTGGTTCGAGATCCTCCCGCGCACCCGCCTCCAGCCCGACACCGTGCACCGCTTCGTCCTGGACGCGGAGGCCGTCGCCACCCACGTCCGCCTCGACACGTTCCCGGACGGCGGGGTGGCCCGGATGCGGCTCTACGGCACGCCGACGGAGGCCGGAACGGCCGAACTGACCCGCCGCTACGAGGAGTCGGTGGCGTAA
- a CDS encoding LysR family transcriptional regulator: MTEWDVKKLRILRTLRDRGTVTATAEALRMTPSAVSQQLTNLAGQLGVTLLEAQGRRVRLTDAAHLVLRHAEAVFAQLERADAELTGYLRGEAGQVRVGAFSTAVPALVVPAVRLLADEDRPGPEVRVHEAEAAQAYELLSAGDVDLALSLAAHAPTARDPRFTVLPLLADPLDVALPAHHRLARTPGLRLADLSGEPWIFGGSGPWSQITTAACEAAGFVPEQAHSASGWTAILAMVEAGMGVALVPRMASAPDRPSHAGVAMRVLGEDRPHRHVVAAVRRGAEEGPAVARVLSALHRVAGTTFQQG; encoded by the coding sequence ATGACCGAGTGGGACGTCAAGAAGCTCCGCATCCTGCGCACCCTGCGCGACCGGGGCACCGTGACCGCGACGGCCGAGGCCCTGCGGATGACCCCCTCGGCCGTCTCGCAGCAGCTGACCAATCTGGCCGGGCAGCTCGGCGTGACGCTCCTGGAGGCCCAGGGCCGCCGGGTCCGGCTCACCGACGCCGCGCACCTCGTGCTGCGCCACGCCGAGGCCGTCTTCGCCCAGTTGGAGCGGGCGGACGCCGAGCTGACCGGCTATCTGCGGGGAGAGGCCGGGCAGGTGCGGGTCGGCGCCTTCTCCACGGCCGTCCCCGCCCTCGTCGTACCGGCCGTGCGGCTCCTGGCGGACGAGGACCGGCCGGGCCCCGAGGTACGCGTCCACGAGGCGGAGGCCGCCCAGGCGTACGAGCTGCTGTCGGCCGGGGACGTGGACCTCGCGCTCTCCCTCGCGGCGCACGCACCCACGGCCCGGGACCCCCGCTTCACCGTGCTGCCGCTGCTCGCGGACCCGCTGGACGTGGCGCTGCCCGCGCACCACCGGCTCGCCCGTACCCCCGGTCTGCGGCTGGCCGACCTGAGCGGCGAACCCTGGATCTTCGGAGGCTCCGGCCCCTGGTCGCAGATCACGACGGCCGCCTGCGAGGCGGCCGGCTTCGTCCCCGAACAGGCGCACAGCGCCTCCGGCTGGACCGCCATCCTCGCCATGGTCGAGGCCGGCATGGGCGTCGCCCTCGTCCCCCGCATGGCGTCCGCGCCCGACCGCCCGTCGCACGCGGGCGTGGCCATGCGGGTCCTGGGGGAGGACCGCCCGCACCGCCATGTGGTGGCGGCGGTGCGGCGCGGGGCCGAGGAGGGACCGGCGGTGGCCCGGGTGCTGTCCGCCCTGCACCGGGTGGCGGGGACCACCTTTCAGCAGGGCTGA